A single region of the Streptomyces caelestis genome encodes:
- a CDS encoding (2,3-dihydroxybenzoyl)adenylate synthase — MKRRGMVPWPAESAAAYRSAGYWLDKSLGNHLWDWADRYGDRTALVDGERRLSYRALAIRVDSLAENLLGLGLRPGQNVLVQLPNCWQFMVTVMACVRIGIAPVLALPAHRRRELAHVATESEATAVVVPTSWKDFDYEGLAHEVAARCPGSPQVLVLGEPGREGSVALDPLIGTVDDSGPLRAEDVAARRRHLDAVDVDPEDVALLLLSGGTTGLPKLIGRTHNDYEYNARRSGEVCGFGGDTVYLAVLPVAHNFPLACPGVLGTWGVGGRVVMAPSARPEVAFPLIARERVNTTAVVPAVAQRWLQAAGTGPADLTSLRSLQVGGARLAPEIARRVPAELGCALVQVFGMAEGLLNYTRPDDPPEVVATTQGRPISPHDEILIVDENDVPVAQGESGALLTRGPYTPPGYFRGGPHNKRAFTPDGWYRTGDVVRLHPGGNLVVAGRSKDLINRGGEKISAEEVEDIAYSMPQVVEAAAIAVPDDELGERICLCVVLKENETLAMTDVVETFSRTSIARYKFPEHLRILPSLPHTPVGKIDKKALRAEFMTL; from the coding sequence GTGAAGCGACGTGGCATGGTTCCGTGGCCGGCGGAATCTGCGGCCGCCTACCGGTCGGCGGGCTACTGGCTGGACAAGTCCCTCGGCAATCACCTGTGGGACTGGGCCGACCGCTACGGTGACCGCACGGCCCTGGTTGACGGTGAGCGACGGCTGAGCTATCGAGCACTCGCCATACGCGTGGACTCGCTGGCTGAGAACCTGCTGGGGCTGGGGCTGCGCCCGGGTCAGAACGTCCTGGTGCAGTTGCCGAACTGCTGGCAGTTCATGGTCACCGTCATGGCGTGCGTACGCATCGGTATCGCGCCGGTACTGGCCCTGCCCGCGCACCGGCGGCGCGAACTGGCCCATGTGGCCACCGAGTCGGAGGCCACCGCCGTCGTGGTGCCGACGTCCTGGAAGGACTTCGACTACGAGGGCCTGGCGCACGAAGTCGCGGCCAGGTGCCCCGGCAGTCCGCAGGTCCTCGTCCTCGGCGAGCCGGGCCGCGAGGGCAGCGTCGCACTCGACCCGCTCATCGGCACCGTCGACGACTCCGGTCCCCTCCGCGCCGAAGATGTGGCCGCTCGCCGCCGTCACCTGGACGCCGTGGACGTCGATCCCGAGGACGTTGCCCTGCTGCTGCTGTCCGGGGGAACCACCGGCCTGCCCAAGCTCATCGGCCGGACCCACAACGACTACGAGTACAACGCCCGGCGCAGCGGTGAGGTCTGCGGGTTCGGCGGTGACACGGTCTATCTGGCGGTCCTGCCGGTTGCCCACAACTTCCCGCTCGCCTGTCCGGGTGTGCTGGGCACCTGGGGGGTCGGCGGGCGGGTGGTCATGGCACCGTCGGCACGGCCTGAGGTCGCCTTCCCGCTGATCGCCCGTGAGCGGGTGAACACCACCGCCGTGGTGCCCGCCGTAGCACAACGCTGGCTACAGGCGGCCGGCACGGGGCCCGCGGATCTGACGAGTCTGCGCTCGCTCCAGGTCGGGGGGGCTCGGCTCGCCCCGGAGATCGCCCGGCGAGTGCCCGCCGAACTGGGCTGCGCCTTGGTGCAGGTCTTCGGGATGGCCGAAGGCCTGCTGAACTACACCCGGCCCGACGACCCGCCCGAGGTCGTCGCCACCACCCAGGGCCGACCCATCAGTCCGCACGACGAGATCCTGATCGTGGACGAGAACGATGTTCCGGTGGCGCAGGGGGAGAGCGGCGCACTGCTGACCCGGGGGCCGTACACACCGCCCGGTTACTTCCGGGGCGGGCCGCACAACAAGCGCGCGTTCACTCCTGACGGCTGGTATCGCACCGGCGATGTTGTGCGTCTCCATCCCGGCGGCAATCTGGTCGTTGCTGGGCGGTCCAAGGACCTCATCAACCGCGGCGGTGAAAAGATCTCCGCGGAGGAGGTGGAGGACATCGCCTATTCCATGCCTCAGGTGGTCGAAGCCGCTGCGATCGCTGTTCCCGACGATGAACTCGGGGAGCGCATCTGCCTATGCGTGGTGCTGAAAGAAAATGAAACCCTTGCGATGACTGATGTAGTGGAGACGTTCTCCCGCACGTCGATCGCTCGCTACAAGTTCCCTGAGCACTTGAGAATTCTGCCGAGTCTTCCGCACACGCCAGTCGGCAAGATCGACAAAAAGGCGCTGCGTGCGGAGTTCATGACCTTATGA
- a CDS encoding salicylate synthase — MRLARGIEKEDVLPTKYIYRHRREVPIVSDPLAVMARLVQASASETHLLYESEKVWSFSSGVLAEIRLRRSGITYRCADDSRELPWPDDPLKTVEKLLAELPVEDWRAYGWGGFELAYVNAGLTELVRDEQLLHLVVPRTEVRLDSGRALLRSVDQEHLQTLSELLAKPAELPVHRTRPVDVETALAEEYRASVGNAVEEIRSTKLQKVILSRRVPVDYSVDLLGTYIEGRKANTPARSFLIGFPEMKAAGFSPEIVAEVSADGRVTSQPLAGTRALTGDAETDRASREVLLNDVKEVFEHAISVKVSCAEMTDVCRPGSVVVDDFMTIKERGTVQHLASSVSGQLADGLSAWSAFRALFPAVTASGVPKRDAYESISRNEQEPRGLYSGTVMTVDSSGAMDSALVLRTIFTESGHSWLQAGAGIVEHSKPEREFRETCEKLLSAALHVVPAQNQ; from the coding sequence ATGAGGCTCGCCAGAGGGATCGAAAAAGAGGATGTCTTGCCCACTAAGTACATATACCGCCACAGGCGGGAAGTCCCGATCGTCAGTGATCCGCTGGCCGTAATGGCCCGGCTGGTCCAAGCCAGCGCCTCGGAAACGCATCTGCTCTACGAGAGCGAAAAGGTCTGGTCGTTCAGCAGCGGAGTCCTCGCTGAGATCCGCCTGAGGCGCAGCGGCATCACGTACCGGTGCGCCGACGACAGTCGTGAACTGCCCTGGCCGGACGATCCGCTCAAGACCGTGGAGAAGCTTCTCGCGGAACTTCCTGTGGAGGACTGGCGTGCCTACGGATGGGGCGGTTTCGAGCTCGCGTACGTGAATGCGGGACTCACCGAACTCGTCCGGGACGAGCAGCTGCTGCACCTGGTCGTGCCGCGCACCGAGGTCCGTCTGGACAGTGGCCGAGCGCTGCTGCGCAGCGTCGACCAAGAGCACTTACAGACCCTGTCGGAGCTGCTCGCCAAGCCGGCCGAGCTGCCGGTCCACCGCACCAGGCCGGTTGACGTGGAGACGGCTCTTGCCGAGGAGTACCGTGCCAGTGTGGGCAACGCGGTCGAGGAGATCCGCAGCACGAAGCTCCAGAAGGTCATTCTGTCGCGGCGGGTGCCCGTCGACTATTCCGTCGATCTGCTCGGCACGTACATCGAGGGACGCAAGGCGAACACCCCGGCCCGCTCTTTCCTCATAGGCTTCCCGGAGATGAAGGCTGCTGGATTCAGCCCGGAGATCGTGGCTGAGGTCAGCGCCGACGGCCGGGTCACTTCCCAGCCACTGGCCGGGACCCGCGCGCTCACCGGCGACGCCGAGACGGACCGGGCCAGCCGCGAAGTCCTCCTCAACGACGTCAAGGAAGTCTTCGAACACGCGATCTCGGTGAAGGTCTCCTGTGCCGAGATGACAGACGTCTGCAGGCCGGGCTCAGTCGTCGTGGACGACTTCATGACGATCAAGGAACGCGGAACGGTCCAGCACCTGGCCTCCAGTGTTTCGGGTCAACTCGCCGACGGACTGAGTGCCTGGAGCGCATTCAGGGCGCTCTTCCCGGCGGTCACCGCTTCCGGGGTTCCCAAGCGAGACGCCTACGAGAGCATCAGCCGTAACGAGCAAGAACCGCGGGGACTTTACAGCGGCACCGTGATGACGGTGGACAGTTCGGGCGCCATGGATTCCGCTCTGGTATTGCGCACCATCTTCACCGAGTCCGGGCACTCCTGGCTGCAGGCGGGTGCGGGCATCGTCGAACACTCCAAGCCGGAACGCGAGTTCCGCGAAACCTGCGAGAAGCTGCTGAGCGCAGCTCTGCACGTCGTACCCGCACAGAACCAGTAA